The following are from one region of the Syngnathus acus chromosome 10, fSynAcu1.2, whole genome shotgun sequence genome:
- the LOC119129677 gene encoding snaclec 5-like codes for MWEALEWSILLLGVYWTCASADQCALGWRGHGTSCYKKMEVPNGWLGAWHHCVWLGGNLVSITSSAEENFVKATMGVDTRFWLGLSNQKCDKVWCRFEGGSQKLTWSDGQTIKHTNWAPNQLESADVASCAYVNQKVWKNSGKWRSGSCASSLAYMCKRPLDCPTCSPKSGPAVVKTSDCDDGNVLYGDHCYFHGTSRETQEDAEEFCLARGAQLPRVHSKRDGQFLYGKHQEEPP; via the exons CCGACCAGTGTGCTCTCGGGTGGCGCGGGCACGGCAccagctgctacaagaagatggaagtccccaacggttggctgggcgCCTGGCACCACTGCGTCTGGCTGGGCGGCAACCTGGTCTCGAtcacctcctcggccgaggaaaACTTTGTGAAGGCGACCATGGGCGTGGACACCCGCTTCTGGCTGGGACTTtccaaccag AAATGCGACAAGGTCTGGTGTCGCTTTGAAGGCGGGAGCCAGAAGCTGACCTGGTCCGATGGCCAGACAATAAAGCACACCAACTGGGCCCCAAATCAACTCGAAAG cgccgacgttgcgtcctgcgcctacgtcaaccaaaAGGTTTGGAAGAATTCCGGGAAGTGGAGGTCTGGCTCCTGCGCTTCCTCCTTagcctacatgtgcaaacggccgctGG ACTGCCCGACGTGTTCCCCCAAAAGTGGTCCTGCTGTAGTGaaga CTTCTGACTGCGACGATGGCAACGTCCTTTATGGCGATCATTGCTATTTTCATGGCACGAGTCGTGAAACTCAAGAGGATGCTGAGGAGTTCTGTCTCGCCCGGGGAGCCCAACTGCCTCGCGTCCACTCTAAGCGAGATGGCCAATTCCTGTATGGTAAGCACCAAGAAGAACCGCCGTAG
- the LOC119129678 gene encoding uncharacterized protein LOC119129678 translates to MGDDASLWLGANASIEGDGGKWADGSPFSYLHSSAGDANGGKCLSLLTGSSDWERDKCDNMKGYVCKKRGKGKTAKPQLLLHDGYKEEISCQDDLRFLKCSDESVIRVQSAFHGRRRSGVCPSGDVTSQAEVDRCSMKGALSHFRALCDKYQHCPIQPTGTDPCPGVSKYHHIIYSCEQKVCLDSLGIAGGTIPDASFSASSSAINGEPHKARLGGSGCWIPSKILGSWIQVNLGQRFKVTGIVTQRCMYQEYSSSKFELQFSIDGKTWYRHPERPVVGTHMLTRFVFAQYVRLLPRFYGLRFDILGCTPDDTSHDILCNSTATSLGLDGSMTVRCPLDCAQTYTVYGTHIYKQESNICAAAIHSGVIENAIGGIVTLLKRKPQKAYKSSARNGITSSDGDGLARSPSYTFVDQEPRCLGPEWEEFADFCYKRLDDQKTWYGARQACCRLNASLVSIRSKVERDWMQDLLTSAPGDTWIELNAPVVPGEFAWSDHQKVTLTNWAPEEPGDRLENCVAALRQSGKWKMMSCAQLNGYMCKMPTERYALDKGANTSGE, encoded by the exons ATGGGTGATGACGCCTCcctgtggttgggcgccaaCGCCTCCATCGAGGGTGACGGCGGCAAGTGGGCTGACGGATCCCCCTTCTCTTACCTCCACTCGAGTGCAG gTGACGCCAACGGGGGGAAATGTCTTTCCTTGCTCACCGGCAGCAGTGACTGGGAGCGTGACAAGTGCGACAACATGAAaggctacgtctgcaagaaaagaggaaaag GAAAGACAGCAAAACCCCAGCTGCTGCTACATGACG GCTACAAGGAGGAAATTTCCTGCCAAGACGATTTGAGATTCCTTAAATGTTCCGATGAAAGCGTCATCCGCGTACAGTCGGCTTTCCATGGACGGAGGCGTAGCGGCGTCTGTCCGAGTGGCGACGTCACATCACAGG CTGAAGTTG ATCGCTGCAGCATGAAAGGGGCTCTCTCTCACTTTAGAGCATTGTGTGACAAATATCAACATTGCCCCATTCAACCTACGGGTACGGACCCCTGCCCTGGTGTCTCCAAATACCACCACATCATCTACAGCTGTGAGCAGAAAG TGTGTCTTGACAGTCTGGGCATCGCTGGCGGGACAATCCCAGACGCCTCCTTTtcagcctcttcctctgcgATCAATGGCGAACCTCACAAAGCGCGTCTGGGGGGCAGCGGTTGCTGGATACCGTCCAAAATac TCGGCAGCTGGATCCAGGTGAACCTCGGTCAGCGCTTCAAGGTGACGGGCATTGTGACCCAGAGGTGTATGTACCAAGAGTATTCTTCCAGCAAGTTTGAGTTGCAGTTCAGTATTGATGGAAAGACTTGGTATCGCCACCCAGAGCGG CCTGTTGTGGGGACGCACATGCTAACCAGGTTCGTGTTCGCCCAGTACGTCCGCCTCCTGCCAAGATTTTATGGCCTTCGCTTTGACATCTTAGGGTGCACGCCTGACGACACCTCTCACG ACATCTTATGCAACAGCACAGCCACCAGCCTCGGCCTCGACGGTTCAATGAC GGTCCGGTGCCCGCTGGACTGCGCCCAAACCTACACGGTCTACGGAACCCACATCTACAAACAA GAGTCAAACATCTGCGCGGCTGCCATTCACTCGGGCGTCATTGAGAACGCGATCGGAGGAATTGTGACTTTGCTGAAGAGAAAGCCACAGAAGGCCTACAAAAGCTCCGCCAGGAACGGGATCACCTCGAG CGATGGTGACGGTTTGGCTCGATCTCCGTCTTACACTTTTGTTGACCAGG AGCCGAGATGCTTGGGACCTGAATGGGAGGAGTTTGCGGACTTTTGCTACAAACGTTTGGATGATCAAAAGACGTGGTACGGCGCTCGACAAGCCTGCTGCCGTCTGAATGCCAGCCTGGTGTCCATTCGCTCCAAGGTTGAGCGGGATTGGATGCAAGACCTCCTGACGTCAG CCCCCGGCGACACGTGGATCGAACTGAACGCCCCGGTGGTTCCCGGCGAATTTGCGTGGTCGGACCACCAGAAGGTGACCTTAACCAACTGGGCTCCGGAAGAACCTGGCGACAGGTTGGAGAATTGCGTGGCCGCCTTGAGACAG TCTGGCAAATGGAAGATGATGTCGTGCGCGCAACTCAACGGCTACATGTGTAAGATGCCCACGGAGCGTTATGCGCTGGATAAAGGCGCCAATACAAGTGGCGAGTAA
- the si:ch73-71d17.2 gene encoding RPA-related protein RADX, producing MSRLAGCSSLAVPDCILRRTLAPFTTATNQRSQVVCRETLYLLDISRYTSDQGSSVYFPNTIFTGDNLYDVTLSDGDCRLRVTLDPRLNGLVEKYVLRRGLAVQNATLAPAMTGLTDRTENESFILVSVEIIASETKTKSDQDSLPWTGSSDVSGPLLANRKLFLPLWNNVDFHGDAWMKTAPPPEEQEETPTALRPTVTVKDLRQGFLAHDVWALRTIQRRLILRITAKSHLTYYGRAEKNCAIPYQALLKAHDSSGSVSLVLWNSACVHWYRAIKPGDVVSLSHFRVKNQYQSEGDDIEISVNSRNPATRIAPISEASVAPDCLPPPAPASNFCDSAELPSRSPGTQCDVIGLLTFTGRAERTRKDSELLEYRWLRLEDGRSSCPIWIQLFATSQPQTHSHLHPLMVLLCSCLKVVQTAAGASYLTNTPFTQLHRSGKRKSQLPAVKQFLDWFRQQDEKRLLRSALIGGFFTYPPLPVSLEEYMRHRQGDPGFLQGAELLREIKTLCYRERRTFCIQATVTMVRYCRRGKENRCIFWRDTSSCLSSFSPSSSSKFLPSAVNQSTPRSLPSPASGRTCKRKLLLHSDTPQKGRPRATVQPEAGNKTAILFDTSMEFLQDTDEEEEDDDSSSYATCPSPPDPPRVFVETLAMRYDPAHEKKQVAAVTMGGTLTCAAVFACEDYYTLSLKALSDGVCVDAIFLPQSSSSSLSPSSHSHGNTWASVLSHGAFSSHAPPPSPGDLIATATLLANQKLACLLDVCNLGRESTEVVISRAFRMT from the exons ATGTCGCGGCTCGCGGGCTGTAGCAGTTTGGCGGTACCCGACTGCATCTTACGCCGAACTCTGGCGCCGTTCACAACTGCGACGAACCAG CGCTCTCAAGTGGTCTGTCGAGAGACGCTCTACCTTTTGGACATCTCGCGCTACACCAGCGACCAGGGCTCCTCTGTCTACTTCCCAAACACCATCTTCACCG GCGATAACTTGTACGACGTCACGCTGAGCGATGGTGACTGCCGCCTGCGCGTCACTCTGGATCCCAGGCTCAACGGGCTGGTGGAGAAGTATGTGCTGCGGCGGGGCTTGGCCGTGCAGAACGCCACACTGGCCCCCGCCATGACTGGCTTGACGGACCGCACAGAGAACGAAAG CTTCATCCTGGTAAGTGTGGAGATAATAGCATCAGAGACAAAAACCAAATCGGACCAGGATTCGCTGCCCTGGACCGGCTCGTCCGACGTGTCAG GTCCTCTGTTGGCCAATCGGAAGCTCTTTCTGCCACTGTGGAACAACGTGGACTTTCACGGGGACGCCTGGATGAAGACGGCGCCTCCCccggaggagcaggaggagacGC CCACAGCTCTCCGCCCCACCGTGACTGTCAAAGACCTCCGCCAGGGGTTCTTGGCTCACGACGTCTGGGCCCTTCGCACCATCCAGCGCCGGCTGATTTTACGCATCACAGCCAAGTCGCACCTGACGTATTACGGCAGAGCAGAAAAGAACTGCGCCATCCCCTATCAG GCGCTGTTAAAGGCGCACGACTCCTCGGGAAGTGTGTCGCTGGTGTTGTGGAACAGCGCGTGCGTCCACTGGTACCGCGCAATCAAGCCTGGCGACGTGGTCAGCCTGAGCCACTTCCGCGTCAAGAACCAGTACCAATCAGAAGGCGACGACATCG AGATCAGCGTGAACAGCCGGAATCCCGCCACTCGCATCGCGCCGATCTCGGAGGCGTCGGTGGCGCCCGACTGCCTGCCGCCACCAGCACCCGCTTCCAACTTCTGCGACAG TGCGGAACTTCCATCTCGCTCTCCGGGCACCCAGTGCGACGTCATCGGCTTGTTGACTTTCACGGGGCGTGCCGAGCGGACGAGAAAGG ATTCAGAGTTGTTGGAGTATCGCTGGCTGCGGTTGGAGGATGGACGCAGCTCTTGCCCAATCTGGATCCAGCTGTTCGCCACCTCTCAGCCGCAGACGCACAGCCACCTCCACCCAT TGATGGTGCTGTTGTGTTCTTGCCTGAAGGTGGTCCAGACGGCCGCGGGCGCCTCGTACTTGACCAACACCCCGTTCACGCAGCTACACCGCTCAG GTAAACGCAAGAGCCAACTGCCGGCGGTCAAGCAGTTCCTCGACTGGTTCCGGCAACAGGATGAGAAACGCCTGTTGCGCTCGGCTCTGATTGGCGGATTCTTCACGTACCCGCCCCTTCCCGTCTCCCTGGAAGAGTACATGAGACACAGGCAAG GGGATCCTGGTTTCCTCCAGGGGGCGGAGCTTCTGAGGGAGATCAAGACCCTTTGTTATAGGGAGCGACGCACCTTCTGTATCCAGGCTACCGTTACCATGGTTAGGTATTGTCGCAGAGGAaag GAGAATCGTTGCATCTTTTGGCGAGATACGTCTTCGTGTCTGTCCTCCTTCTcaccctcctcatcctccaagTTTTTGCCATCAGCTGTCAATCAGTCGACTCCCCGCTCATTGCCATCTCCCGCCAGTGGCAG GACTTGCAAAAGAAAGCTTTTGCTCCACTCAGACACGCCGCAAAAGGG ACGTCCTCGTGCGACCGTCCAGCCCGAAGCCGGCAACAAGACAG CCATTCTTTTCGACACGTCCATGGAGTTCCTACAAGACACagacgaggaagaggaagacgaCGACAGCTCGTCGTACGCCACCTGCCCTTCCCCGCCGGATCCCCCTCGTGTCTTCGTGGAGACGCTGGCCATGCGCTACGACCCCGCCCATGAGAAAAAGCAGGTGGCTGCCGTGACAATGGGAGGAACCCTGACCTGTGCCGCCGTCTTCGCCTGCGAGGACTATTACACGCTCAGTCTCAAAG CTTTGTCGGATGGCGTGTGCGTCGACGCAATCTTCCTCCCTCAgtcgtcctcttcctccctctcGCCATCCTCCCACTCACACGGAAACACCTGGGCCTCCGTCTTGTCCCACGGAGCCTTCTCGTCACACGCGCCGCCGCCCTCGCCAG GGGATCTCATCGCTACGGCAACGCTGCTGGCCAATCAAAAGCTGGCGTGCTTACTGGATGTTTGCAATCTGGGCAGAGAATCGACTGAGGTGGTCATCAGCCGGGCCTTCCGGATGACCTGA
- the asgrl2 gene encoding asialoglycoprotein receptor 1, protein MANDPVQSSLGGQSPQADVDFLSRRASLHRKDDAKKLITMTIEYRDDIDESSSSFWNKNPTLNPRSGAVSRLTRRLFPILTTAAILILTIALGASYSRVASRLWSAEKSVSNMSQSLSSIQQFTADAAKDVERLQFAVASNKDELRSTSEALKQLATLDTISKAVATVQCSLERIINNGSTSKDSGCCPLGWERMGSSCLMVVKLLLSWHDARDWCNGHESHLAIILSDEEWHFVRRHLLGVSFWIGLSDERTGSWEWVNQTPYVMNRRHWRPGQPDSWMHHGMGPGDEDCAHVHTDGRLNDLHCSSRLSFICQRQV, encoded by the exons ATGGCAAACGATCCAGTTCAAAGTTCGCTCGGCGGTCAGTCACCTCAAGCCGACGTTGACTTTCTCAGTCGCCGCGCTTCTCTCCATCGCAAAGACGACGCAAAGAAGCTGATCACCATGACGATAGAATACCGTGATGACATCGACGAGTCCAGCAGCTCCTTTTGGAACAAAA ATCCCACATTGAACCCTCGCTCAGGCGCCGTGTCCAGGCTCACCCGTCGATTGTTTCCCATTCTGACCACCGCAGCCATCTTGATTCTGACAATTGCGCTGGGAGCCAGCT actCGAGGGTGGCGAGTCGGTTGTGGTCGGCGGAGAAAAGTGTTTCCAACATGAGCCAATCACTGAGCAGCATCCAGCAGTTTACTGCAG ACGCCGCCAAAGATGTGGAGCGACTCCAGTTTGCGGTGGCGAGCAACAAAGACGAGCTGCGCTCAA CCTCTGAGGCCTTGAAGCAGCTCGCCACTCTGGACACCATTAGCAAAGCAGTAGCCACTGTCCAGTGCTCCCTTGAACGCATCATCAACAATG GTTCGACATCGAAAGACAGCGGCTGCTGTCCTCTGGGCTGGGAGAGGATGGGCTCCAGCTGTTTGATGGTCGTAAAGTTGCTGCTGTCCTGGCACGACGCACGCGATTGGTGCAACGGACACGAATCGCACTTGGCCATCATCCTGTCAGATGAAGAATGGCACTTTGTGCGCCGCCACTTGTTGGGCGTCTCCTTTTGGATAGGCCTGAGTGACGAGAGAACGGGGTCGTGGGAGTGGGTCAACCAGACCCCTTACGTCATGAACCGCAG GCACTGGCGGCCAGGCCAGCCTGACAGCTGGATGCACCACGGCATGGGACCCGGAGATGAGGACTGTGCTCACGTGCACACGGACGGACGCCTCAACGACCTGCACTGCTCCAGCAGGCTGTCCTTCATTTGCCAGAGGCAGGTCTGA
- the LOC119129470 gene encoding cytochrome b5 domain-containing protein 1, with the protein MPKRPRFFTPAQVSAHNTAADLWVSFLGKVCDLTPLMKTHEGDVLLLPIMEFAGKDISSWFDPETEDVLTFVHPLTDCVSYYTPRGRFVHIPPAGPRSDWASDIEPAWWKDQRYEVGRLSAKTRWIRVINTLTSQEQRLEVCSEETLAEILERYLPYNSHACSYTWKHNGASLDMSKTLSENNVPDDDLKLQNLRLDCDLFTPAILLHFNDDLTEG; encoded by the exons ATGCCAAAAAGGCCACGCTTCTTCACGCCTGCACAGGTATCGGCTCACAATACTGCGGCTGACCTTTGGGTGTCCTTCCTAGGCAAAGTGTGTGACCTGACCCCCCTGATGAAGACGCATGAGG GTGATGTTTTACTGCTGCCTATCATGGAGTTTGCAGGCAAGGACATCAGCAGCTGGTTTGACCCCGAGACCGAAGAC GTGTTGACGTTTGTCCACCCGCTGACGGACTGTGTGAGCTACTACACCCCCAGAGGACGATTCGTGCATATCCCGCCGGCTGGGCCGCGCTCCGACTGGGCCAGCGACATCGAGCCGGCTTGGTGGAAGGACCAGCGCTACGAAGTGGGACGGCTATCCGCCAAGACCAGGTGGATACGCGTCATCAACACGCTGACGTCACAGGAGCAGCGGCTGGAG GTGTGTTCTGAGGAGACACTGGCGGAGATCCTGGAGCGCTACCTGCCGTACAACTCGCATGCGTGCAGCTACACGTGGAAGCACAACGGCGCCAGCCTGGACATGAGCAAGACCTTAAGTGAGAACAATGTCCCCGATGATGACCTCAAGCTCCAGAATCTGCGTCTCGACTGCGATCTCTTCACGCCCGCCATCCTCCTCCACTTCAACGATGACCTCACTGAGGGGTGA